In one window of Brenneria goodwinii DNA:
- the ydgT gene encoding transcription modulator YdgT, whose protein sequence is MTAYDYLLKFRKVSTTESLEKLFDHLNYSLTDNQEIINMYRAADHRRAELAAGGKLFDLGCVPKSVWHYVV, encoded by the coding sequence ATGACAGCTTATGACTATTTGCTTAAGTTTCGGAAGGTCAGCACCACGGAAAGTCTGGAAAAACTCTTCGACCATCTCAACTATTCCCTGACTGACAATCAAGAAATAATCAACATGTATCGGGCTGCGGACCATCGCCGGGCAGAATTGGCCGCTGGTGGCAAGCTATTTGATTTAGGCTGTGTTCCTAAATCC